From a region of the Lactuca sativa cultivar Salinas chromosome 4, Lsat_Salinas_v11, whole genome shotgun sequence genome:
- the LOC111893143 gene encoding protein NPGR1, with amino-acid sequence MLCACSGEQFKVEEPISRSPESLATRDFSASGISSRTGTGDWDSKFEDAQVDEAESTLKEALSLNYEEARALLGRLEYQRGNFDAALQVFYGIDIRSLSPRMIRAISDRTLQRNSKAKRENSVVGVMSLHSVSLLLEAILLKAKSLQEMGRFKEAAKECKMILDIVESALPNGIPDSIAQDCKLQEMFHKALELLPKLWIEAGLLNEAIIAYRRALVNSWNLDPQRLSTLQKDLASILLYGGVEATLPHPKPWDPPYPKSNTEEALILLFILMRKVSCKEIKWDPEIISHLTFALSTCGQFECLAVHIEQLLPSAYTRIERWFFLALCYSAAGKIESAINILKKISGSFKEESNSKPHLPSLLLGAKLCSQDPKYSHEGITFARKVIKLGDEIENRHFESIAHKFLGVCYGNAARVSFSDSERVVYNQESISSLNKAAASITFNDDPEVLFNLGLENAIQRNLEAAFEKIMMYSDMICGSSAKGFKLLALIVSGEQRFEDSETIVDIGLDETGRVDQLELLRLKAVLQIAQEQPKQAIETYKVLLSLIQTHGELQKVNLDFEESERKLEMEAWLDLANIYTKLESFSDAEICVGKAKLKEFYYPRTWHSTGLLFEAQSLHKEALVAFSISLSIEPDYVPSLISTAETLMRMGGSGSGTHTVPIARSLLMNTLRLEPTNHEAWFNLGLICKKEGLMHQAADFFQAAHELNLSAPVQSFV; translated from the exons ATGTTGTGTGCTTGTTCGGGAGAGCAATTTAAGGTAGAAGAGCCAATTTCTCGGTCACCGGAATCATTGGCTACAAGGGATTTCTCAGCTAGTGGAATTTCCTCTCGAACTGGCACTGGAGATTGGGATTCAAAATTCGAAGATGCTCAAGTGGATGAAGCTGAATCCACCCTTAAAGAAGCCCTTTCGCTGAACTATGAG GAAGCCAGAGCTTTGTTGGGTAGACTTGAGTACCAGAGAGGCAATTTTGATGCTGCACTTCAAGTTTTCTATGGAATCGACATCAGAAGCTTGTCTCCAAGGATGATTAGGGCGATTAGTGACAGAACCCTGCAACGAAATTCCAAGGCCAAAAGGGAAAATAGTGTGGTAGGTGTGATGTCCCTTCATTCTGTGAGTCTGCTTCTTGAAGCGATcctacttaaagcaaaatcactGCAAGAGATGGGCAGATTTAAAG AAGCTGCAAAGGAGTGCAAGATGATTTTGGACATAGTTGAATCAGCATTACCTAACGGAATCCCTGATTCCATAGCTCAAGATTGCAAATTACAGGAAATGTTTCACAAAGCATTGGAATTGCTTCCAAAGTTATGGATAGAAGCTGGGTTATTAAATGAAGCCATAATCGCATACAGAAGGGCACTCGTTAACTCGTGGAATTTAGACCCACAAAGATTATCAACCCTACAAAAAGACTTAGCGTCTATATTACTATACGGAGGTGTAGAAGCAACCCTTCCCCACCCCAAACCATGGGACCCACCTTACCCTAAATCCAACACAGAAGAAGCACTGATTTTGCTTTTTATACTCATGAGAAAAGTATCATGTAAAGAAATAAAATGGGACCCTGAAATCATAAGCCATTTAACTTTCGCATTATCAACATGTGGCCAATTCGAATGTTTAGCTGTTCATATCGAACAGCTTCTTCCTTCTGCATATACAAGAATCGAAAGATGGTTTTTTCTTGCTCTTTGCTACAGTGCTGCTGGTAAAATCGAATCAGCCATCAACATTTTAAAGAAAATTTCAGGGTCTTTTAAAGAAGAATCAAATTCAAAACCCCATCTCCCTTCTCTTCTTTTGGGAGCAAAATTATGTTCTCAAGATCCTAAATATTCCCATGAAGGTATAACTTTTGCTAGAAAAGTGATCAAATTGGGTGATGAAATTGAAAACAGACATTTTGAAAGTATCGCTCACAAGTTTCTTGGAGTTTGTTATGGAAACGCTGCTAGGGTTTCGTTTTCGGATTCAGAAAGAGTGGTTTACAATCAAGAATCTATCAGCTCCCTGAATAAAGCTGCTGCTTCAATTACATTTAATGATGATCCAGAAGTTTTATTTAATTTGGGATTAGAAAATGCGATACAGAGAAACTTGGAAGCTGCATTTGAAAAGATTATGATGTATTCTGACATGATTTGTGGGAGTTCAGCAAAGGGTTTCAAGTTATTGGCTTTGATAGTATCTGGTGAACAAAGATTTGAAGATTCTGAGACGATTGTTGACATTGGTTTGGATGAAACTGGAAGAGTTGACCAATTGGAATTGCTTAGACTGAAAGCTGTTCTTCAGATTGCTCAAGAACAGCCTAAACAAGCCATAGAAACTTACAAGGTTTTGTTATCATTGATTCAGACACATGGCGAACTTCAAAAAGTCAACTTGGATTTTGAG GAAAGTGAGAGGAAATTGGAAATGGAAGCTTGGTTGGATTTAGCAAATATTTACACAAAGCTGGAGTCTTTTTCTGATGCTGAAATTTGTGTTGGGAAAGCAAAGTTAAAGGAATTCTACTACCCTCGAACTTGGCATTCTACAG GTTTGTTGTTTGAAGCTCAATCTTTACACAAAGAAGCACTTGTTGCGTTCTCAATTTCACTATCAATAGAACCGGATTATGTCCCAAGTTTAATTTCAACAGCAGAAACCCTAATGAGAATGGGTGGGAGTGGGAGTGGGACCCACACAGTTCCAATTGCAAGAAGCTTGTTGATGAACACATTGAGGTTAGAACCTACAAACCATGAAGCCTGGTTTAACCTTGGTTTGATCTGCAAGAAGGAAGGTTTGATGCATCAAGCTGCAGACTTCTTCCAGGCTGCACATGAGCTCAACTTATCAGCTCCAGTTCAGAGCTTTGTCTAA